A window of Novosphingobium terrae contains these coding sequences:
- a CDS encoding isochorismatase family protein, which yields METAMSDTALLVIDAQESFRHLDSWQEDQLPAYIERQQRLIDGARAAGLPILQIFHITDAGPFSEASGLVETLADLKISPDAIFKKRRHSALVASGLDVWLTEHGIRRLIVSGLRTEQCCETTTRHASDLGYTVDYVAEATLTTPITDATGHTWSPAELRARTEAVLAGRFARIATVEEALAAVRDRVAA from the coding sequence ATGGAGACAGCCATGTCCGACACCGCACTGCTCGTCATCGATGCCCAGGAATCCTTTCGCCATCTCGACAGCTGGCAGGAGGACCAGCTCCCCGCCTATATCGAGCGCCAGCAAAGGCTGATCGACGGGGCCAGGGCCGCTGGCCTGCCCATCCTCCAGATCTTCCATATCACCGACGCGGGCCCATTTTCCGAAGCCTCCGGTCTGGTCGAGACCCTTGCCGACCTGAAGATCAGCCCTGACGCCATCTTCAAAAAGCGCCGCCACAGCGCGCTGGTGGCCTCGGGTCTGGATGTCTGGCTGACGGAACATGGCATCCGCCGCCTGATCGTCTCGGGCCTGCGCACGGAGCAATGCTGCGAAACCACCACGCGCCATGCCTCCGACCTTGGCTATACGGTCGATTATGTCGCCGAGGCCACGCTGACCACCCCCATCACCGACGCCACCGGCCACACTTGGAGCCCGGCGGAGCTGCGCGCCCGCACCGAAGCCGTGCTGGCCGGGCGCTTCGCGCGCATCGCCACGGTGGAAGAAGCGCTGGCCGCCGTCCGGGACAGGGTGGCGGCGTGA
- a CDS encoding DUF899 family protein: MAIKAPDTSDGLTPARDLAEGMQMAFPGASPDYLQARKGLLAEEIELRRHATRLAQQRQALPPGPVITAPYRFKDEQGFDATLADLFGDHDTLVAYFWMYGPQRERPCPMCTNWLGAVNGNAADIKQRVALKIFGRSPVARQYDFAQERGWRHLDFVQTVGDDYARDLGLLNEDGTENPALVVFRKDGSAIRLFWMSQMRREMADPGQDPRDYPDIASLWSVLDLTPQGRGTDWYPRLSY, encoded by the coding sequence ATGGCGATCAAGGCGCCCGACACATCTGACGGCCTGACACCCGCAAGGGACCTGGCCGAGGGCATGCAAATGGCGTTCCCCGGCGCCTCGCCGGATTACCTGCAGGCCCGCAAGGGGCTGCTGGCTGAAGAAATCGAGCTGCGTCGGCATGCCACCCGGCTGGCGCAGCAGCGGCAGGCTCTGCCGCCGGGGCCCGTCATCACCGCGCCCTATCGCTTCAAGGACGAGCAGGGCTTCGATGCCACGCTGGCCGATCTGTTCGGCGATCACGACACGCTGGTCGCCTATTTCTGGATGTATGGCCCCCAGCGGGAGCGGCCTTGCCCGATGTGCACCAACTGGCTTGGCGCGGTGAATGGCAATGCGGCCGATATCAAACAGCGTGTCGCGCTGAAGATTTTCGGTCGCTCCCCGGTTGCCCGGCAGTATGACTTCGCGCAGGAACGCGGCTGGCGGCATCTCGATTTCGTGCAGACCGTCGGCGATGATTATGCCCGTGATCTGGGCCTGCTGAACGAGGATGGCACGGAAAATCCCGCTCTGGTGGTTTTCAGGAAAGACGGCTCAGCCATTCGCCTGTTCTGGATGAGCCAGATGCGGCGGGAGATGGCTGACCCGGGGCAGGACCCGCGTGATTATCCCGATATTGCCAGCCTCTGGTCGGTGCTGGATCTGACCCCGCAGGGGCGGGGCACGGATTGGTATCCCAGACTGTCATATTGA
- a CDS encoding GlxA family transcriptional regulator: MKQAPHPVAVPVFVVVPPHVLLLDIAGPMEVLRKANLEQDAVRFAVTYVGPQPATDSSIGLGVSGIAPLPAHLPDDALVVVPGSANTPPDDREAARQGAAIIDWLRQVVRPGIRLLSICAGALMAARAGLLDGYDCTTHHACTQDLVRLAPRARVRENRLYVEDRDRLSSAGITAGVDLMLHVVTQLAGHGVALNIARYLVVYLRRGGGDPQLSPWLEGRNHIHPVIHRVQDAVAADPAAPWSVGRLADVAAASPRNLSRLFNEHTGMSVGDYVSRMRVALARDMLAGSRLDMEGVAERSGFGSARQLRRAWGRFHDLPPSRMRAQTQV, translated from the coding sequence GTGAAACAGGCACCGCATCCTGTCGCGGTGCCGGTCTTTGTCGTGGTGCCGCCGCATGTCCTGCTGCTCGATATCGCCGGGCCGATGGAGGTGCTGCGCAAGGCCAATCTCGAACAGGACGCGGTGCGCTTTGCGGTGACCTATGTCGGCCCGCAGCCCGCCACCGACAGCTCGATCGGCCTTGGCGTGTCGGGCATTGCGCCCCTGCCCGCTCATCTTCCCGATGATGCGCTGGTGGTGGTGCCCGGCAGCGCCAACACGCCGCCCGATGACCGCGAGGCGGCCCGGCAGGGCGCGGCGATCATCGACTGGCTGAGGCAGGTGGTGCGCCCCGGCATCCGTCTGCTCTCGATCTGCGCGGGGGCGCTGATGGCGGCACGCGCGGGCCTGCTCGACGGTTATGACTGCACCACCCATCACGCCTGCACACAGGATCTGGTGCGGCTGGCCCCCCGGGCGCGGGTGCGCGAAAACCGGCTCTATGTCGAGGATCGCGACCGGCTGAGCAGCGCGGGGATCACGGCGGGCGTCGATCTGATGCTGCATGTGGTAACGCAGCTGGCCGGGCATGGCGTGGCGCTGAACATCGCGCGCTATCTGGTGGTCTATCTGCGCCGGGGCGGCGGCGATCCCCAGCTCTCACCCTGGCTGGAGGGGCGCAACCATATCCATCCGGTGATCCACCGCGTTCAGGATGCCGTTGCCGCCGATCCCGCCGCACCATGGTCCGTTGGGCGGCTGGCGGATGTGGCAGCGGCCAGCCCGCGCAATCTCTCGCGCCTGTTCAACGAGCATACCGGCATGAGCGTGGGCGATTACGTCAGCCGCATGCGCGTGGCGCTGGCCCGCGACATGCTGGCCGGATCACGGCTGGACATGGAAGGCGTGGCCGAACGCAGCGGCTTTGGCTCGGCCCGCCAGCTGCGCAGGGCATGGGGGCGTTTCCATGACCTGCCGCCCAGCCGGATGCGTGCGCAGACACAGGTCTGA
- a CDS encoding LysR substrate-binding domain-containing protein, whose protein sequence is MKRGELDDLAAFAAVARARSFTRAAAELGLSPSALSHAMRGLEQRLGVRLLARTTRSVAPTPAGERLLRSLDPALEEVARGLSALADWRGEPSGHLRLTTFSSAARMVLANRLPQFLRDHPEVSVEVNVDSRLVDLVAEGYDAGIRLGDNVERDMVALRVGPDMRTVVVGTPGYFSLHPPPTVPEELESHNCANYRLVGGGLLPWEFTREGRDIRCRLGGQLIVNDETVAAATVRAGAALGYMWESDVAQDIAEGRLIQVLDAYCPVSPGLFLYYPSRQVTPALRALADRLRWRGE, encoded by the coding sequence ATGAAGCGTGGCGAGTTGGACGATCTGGCAGCCTTCGCCGCCGTGGCCCGCGCCCGCAGCTTCACCCGCGCCGCCGCCGAGCTGGGCCTCTCACCCTCGGCGCTCAGCCATGCCATGCGGGGGCTGGAGCAGCGCCTTGGCGTCCGGCTGCTGGCGCGCACCACCCGCAGCGTGGCCCCCACTCCGGCGGGAGAGCGGTTGCTGCGCTCGCTCGATCCGGCGCTGGAGGAAGTGGCACGCGGCCTTTCCGCGCTGGCCGACTGGCGCGGCGAACCATCCGGCCACCTTCGGCTGACCACCTTCTCCTCGGCGGCCCGCATGGTTCTGGCCAACAGGCTGCCGCAGTTCCTGCGCGATCACCCCGAGGTCTCTGTCGAGGTGAATGTCGACAGCCGGTTGGTCGATCTGGTCGCGGAAGGCTATGATGCCGGCATCCGGCTGGGTGACAATGTCGAGCGCGATATGGTCGCGCTCCGCGTCGGCCCGGATATGCGCACGGTGGTGGTCGGCACGCCGGGCTATTTCTCGCTCCATCCGCCTCCCACCGTCCCGGAGGAGCTGGAAAGCCATAATTGCGCCAATTACCGGCTGGTCGGCGGCGGGCTGCTGCCATGGGAGTTCACGCGGGAAGGCCGCGACATCCGCTGCCGCCTCGGCGGCCAGTTGATCGTCAATGATGAGACTGTGGCCGCTGCCACCGTCAGGGCGGGCGCGGCGCTGGGCTATATGTGGGAGAGTGACGTGGCGCAGGACATTGCCGAGGGGCGGCTGATCCAGGTGCTCGACGCTTATTGCCCCGTCAGCCCCGGCCTGTTTCTCTATTATCCCAGCCGTCAGGTGACGCCCGCGCTGCGCGCCCTCGCCGACAGGCTGAGATGGCGGGGTGAATGA
- a CDS encoding alpha/beta hydrolase domain-containing protein, giving the protein MTIFTRSLLLAGLSLACALPVHAEGAHWGQKLPETANSHIFAPIVLPGSADEEALKKADYVQEEYLLSGTGNIYAEGSQGGPISVAKSGVPYTTRVVIVRPRDPKNFNGIVQFAFQHPSLAGTQWGRIDTLVLRTGSAYAVVINGGDAPSRKLGSPQFPVSAPYLPRWYDPVRYKAFDVPEDDGIRWDIIGQTASLLRDPGSTGPLAGLKVRRVYVSGWSFLGSTIRSWINFGFHDRYRRKDGSPVIDGYLIGISAGSVEAGHVPLNSTGPHVDHRRDMLRQIDVPVIELTSSMEAITNVFPQAPESDAVKGGHRIYELGGVSHLDQGTHAQFKPATEQLIARHHPAAKEAPVCTVEDTDVPMRDVAQAAMANIDIWVSTGKAPPRTSRMQVQSDGKDYVRDAFGNPLGGVRVAQLDVPLVTYAEAPASACGGVVPIRNLKRLPVDPALLAKTYPGGKADYLAKFDARLARLQAQGWLLPPDAQEEGQRARGYADQAFGAR; this is encoded by the coding sequence ATGACGATCTTCACACGTAGCCTTCTGTTGGCAGGCCTGTCGCTGGCCTGCGCGCTGCCCGTCCATGCCGAAGGCGCCCATTGGGGCCAGAAACTGCCCGAAACCGCCAACTCGCATATTTTCGCCCCCATCGTCCTGCCCGGCTCGGCGGATGAAGAGGCGCTGAAAAAGGCCGATTACGTGCAGGAGGAGTATCTCCTTTCCGGCACTGGCAACATCTATGCCGAGGGCTCCCAAGGCGGCCCGATCAGCGTGGCGAAATCAGGCGTGCCCTACACCACCCGCGTGGTGATCGTGCGCCCGCGCGACCCCAAAAACTTCAACGGCATCGTGCAATTCGCCTTCCAGCATCCCAGCCTTGCCGGCACGCAATGGGGCCGGATCGATACGCTGGTGCTGCGCACGGGCTCTGCCTATGCCGTGGTGATCAATGGTGGCGATGCGCCGAGCCGCAAGCTGGGCTCGCCGCAATTCCCGGTCTCGGCGCCCTATCTGCCGCGCTGGTATGATCCGGTGCGCTACAAGGCCTTCGACGTGCCCGAGGATGACGGCATCCGCTGGGACATCATCGGCCAGACCGCCAGCCTGCTGCGCGACCCCGGCAGCACAGGGCCGCTCGCCGGGCTGAAGGTGAGGCGCGTCTATGTCTCGGGCTGGTCTTTCCTTGGCAGCACGATCCGCAGCTGGATCAACTTCGGCTTTCATGACCGCTATCGCCGCAAGGATGGCTCGCCGGTGATCGACGGCTATCTGATCGGCATTTCCGCCGGTTCGGTGGAGGCCGGGCATGTCCCCCTGAATTCCACCGGTCCGCATGTCGATCATCGCCGTGACATGCTGCGCCAGATCGACGTGCCGGTGATCGAACTGACCTCATCCATGGAGGCGATCACCAATGTCTTTCCTCAGGCGCCCGAAAGCGACGCGGTGAAGGGCGGCCATCGCATCTATGAGCTGGGCGGGGTCAGCCATCTGGATCAGGGCACACACGCCCAGTTCAAGCCCGCCACGGAGCAATTGATCGCCCGCCATCACCCCGCCGCCAAGGAGGCGCCGGTCTGCACCGTGGAGGACACCGATGTGCCGATGCGCGATGTGGCGCAGGCCGCCATGGCCAACATCGACATATGGGTCAGCACCGGCAAGGCGCCGCCACGCACCAGCCGCATGCAGGTTCAGAGCGACGGCAAGGATTATGTCCGCGATGCTTTCGGCAACCCCTTGGGGGGCGTGCGGGTGGCGCAGCTCGACGTGCCGCTGGTGACCTATGCCGAAGCGCCTGCCTCGGCCTGCGGCGGGGTGGTGCCGATCCGCAATCTGAAGCGCCTGCCGGTCGATCCGGCGCTGCTGGCGAAAACCTATCCGGGCGGCAAGGCGGACTATCTCGCCAAATTCGATGCGCGGTTGGCCCGGTTGCAGGCGCAGGGATGGTTGCTGCCCCCCGATGCGCAGGAAGAGGGCCAGCGCGCGCGCGGCTATGCGGATCAGGCTTTCGGCGCCCGCTGA
- a CDS encoding aldo/keto reductase, with product MSLTNYRSLGRSGLVVSPLALGTMTFGAGRWGADEARSRAIFDAYVEAGGNFLDTADVYSGGESEAMLGRFLAERGARDRLVIATKSGFPRRQDTPLAGGNGARNIRDGIEGSLRRLGTDFIDLYWTHVWDRTTPPEEVLRALSDAVRRGDILYYGFSNAPAWYVAQIATLARAHGLPQPIGLQYSYSLIDRGVELDLVPAGNALGLGLVAWSPLAAGMLTGKYGREKLADAGPAGSLPNRSAQTLEGGSDGRLNGDNPYGGMLFTEGNFAIADVLRTVAAEIGRPMAQVALAWLAGRPGLSSVLIGASRAEQVEENIASLDIVISPEQQARLDAAGALPMLNPYFIFDLPRDRIFGGNTVEPWVSTGA from the coding sequence ATGAGCCTCACCAATTACCGCAGCCTTGGTCGCTCCGGGCTGGTCGTCAGCCCGCTTGCACTTGGCACCATGACCTTCGGAGCCGGGCGATGGGGCGCCGATGAAGCAAGGTCCCGCGCGATCTTCGATGCCTATGTCGAGGCCGGCGGCAATTTCCTCGATACCGCCGATGTCTATTCGGGCGGTGAGAGCGAGGCGATGCTGGGCCGCTTTCTGGCCGAGCGCGGCGCGCGCGACCGGCTGGTGATCGCGACCAAATCCGGCTTTCCCCGCCGTCAGGATACGCCGCTGGCCGGGGGCAATGGCGCGCGCAACATCCGCGACGGGATCGAGGGATCACTGCGGCGGCTGGGCACCGATTTCATCGACCTCTACTGGACGCATGTGTGGGACCGCACCACGCCGCCCGAGGAGGTGCTGCGGGCGTTGAGCGATGCGGTGCGCCGGGGGGACATCCTCTATTACGGCTTTTCGAATGCGCCCGCATGGTATGTGGCGCAGATCGCCACGCTGGCACGGGCGCATGGCCTGCCGCAGCCGATCGGGCTGCAATATTCCTATTCGCTGATCGATCGCGGCGTTGAACTGGACCTCGTTCCGGCGGGGAATGCGCTGGGACTGGGGCTGGTGGCGTGGAGCCCGCTGGCCGCCGGGATGCTGACCGGCAAATATGGCCGGGAGAAACTCGCCGATGCGGGGCCTGCGGGCAGCCTGCCCAACCGCTCGGCACAGACGCTTGAGGGTGGCAGCGATGGCCGGTTGAACGGCGACAATCCCTATGGCGGTATGCTGTTCACCGAAGGCAACTTTGCCATTGCGGATGTGCTCAGGACGGTGGCGGCGGAGATCGGGCGTCCGATGGCGCAGGTTGCTCTGGCATGGCTGGCGGGCCGGCCGGGCCTGTCGTCCGTGCTGATCGGCGCGAGCCGGGCGGAGCAGGTGGAGGAGAACATCGCCTCGCTCGATATCGTGATCTCGCCCGAGCAACAGGCGCGCCTTGACGCTGCCGGTGCCTTGCCCATGCTCAACCCCTATTTCATCTTCGACCTGCCGCGCGACCGCATCTTTGGCGGGAACACGGTGGAGCCTTGGGTATCAACCGGAGCCTGA